Genomic window (Phycisphaerae bacterium):
CGTCGCCGCCGGCCCAGCTTGTGCCGTGGGCGGAGGCTCAGGACATAGCTCACCCTTCTGAGCGGGCGCTGTCGTCGCACCAGAGTCACCGGCCGCCACGGGCGACGGCGCCGGCACGGCGGAAGGAGTAGGCGCCGCCTCGCGCGCCGACCGGAACCACGCCACGCCGGCCACCGCCACGACTACCGCAAGCATAATCACGACATTATTCGTCTTCATCTTCGAACCTCGATAAGACATCCAAACCGCCAGCGCGGCGGCGGCAGCCAGCAGGGCGAAGAACATGGTCGGGTCGTTCTTCGAGCACTCACACAACCACGAATCTCCAGTTGACGCACGCTCGCTCGGGCGAGTCGCTAGCCACCGCCGATGAACAGGGCGACCTCGCGCACGACGTACTGCTGGAAACCGTCAGGGTCCTCCACCAGTTCCCACACTTTGGGCAGCAACTTCCAGCGCGTGACGCGCTCACCGGTAGTCTCAACGAGCACGAGCGACTGTGTCTGCAGCTCAAAGTCCTGCTCGAAATGCCCGTTGCCCGGCTCTTCAATGTTGACCGCCCGCCATTCCAGCGTGCCCGCACTGAGGTCGTCGTCGTAGGCCAGCTCGATCGCCGCCTGCGCCTGGTTCTCGATCGACAGACAGGTTGCACAGCGCAGCGTGCGGTGAAAGTAATACGCGGTGAAGTGCGTTGACGGGGCGGCCGGCGGCACGACATCCGCCGCCGCCGAGTCACCCGCCGCCCCTGCTTCGGGTACCTCAGATGGAGCCGCTGCGGTGGGCTGCGGAGCTGCCGCGGGCGCGGGTAGCGCAGCGCGCGGACTCGCTGCCGCCGGCTGGCGCGCGCCGTGCGGGTTTGCCGGCGGCGCGCAGCAAGCGCCGGGCGGTCGTTCGCAACCGGAGACGCTCAGAACGAAGAACAGTGCCACGGCGCCAGCACGCACGCGGCGGACAAGTGCGGAATCGATGGCTATCCGATTCATATCTTACTCGCGGTGTCCGATGACGCGGTCATCGCAATGGCCACGCGTCACTTGGCCAGCGCGCTGGTCAGCAGCGAAGTGAGCTCGGCCTCGCTCGGGACCTTTCCCGAGACCTTCACTTGGCCGTTGATCACCAGCGCCGGCGTCATCATCACGCCGTACGCTGCGATCTTGCCCAGATCCTTGACGTGGAGCAGTTCGTATCGAATGCCGAGTTTGTCCGCCGCGGCCTTGGTCGCCGCCTCCAACATATTGCACTTCTTGCAGCCGGTACCGAGCACTTCGATCTTCATCGCCAGTTCCTCATCATTGCCAGCGCCCCTGCTACCCGCAGCAACCGGTCTTGGAAGCGCCGCCGAGCCCCAGCTTCTGCTTCACCAGATCCACGACCTTCTTCGCGTCTGAAATCATGTTGGGCTGCGCCGGCTTCTTCTCGACGCCCATCTCCGTCAGCACGACGTGCACGTGGGCCGACAGCCCGGCCTTCTCCAGCGTCTTGCGCACACACTGATCTTCGCATCCGTCCAGCGCGACGCGCGTGCCGGCGTGGCGGGCCCGCTCCATCTTCTGATCGATCCCGGCCGCGACGGCCGCGATGCAGAACAGGCTGCCCGCGCCCTGCTCCATGAGTTGTACGCCGGTGCGATTGGCCACCTGTCCGCTGTAGGCCGCTCCGGCGCAGGTGAAGATCAGCGTTTCCCCGTTTCCGCCACAGCAGCTGCCCGATCCAGATGACATCGGCATTCCTCGTCTCAAGTTCATCCAAACGCGCCGTAAATGAGTCCCGCCACCGTGGACAGGACGGCCACCAGCGCCACGTAAACCAGCATCTTCTGCGTGCCCACGACCGAGCGAATCACGAGCATGCTCGGCAGCGACAGCGCCGGCCCGGCCAACAGCAAGGCCAGCGCCGGCCCCTTGCCCATGCCCGAGCCCAGCAGGCCCTGCAGGATGGGCACCTCGGTCAGCGTCGCGAAGTACATGAGGGCCCCGGCGACGCTGGCAAATACATTCGCCCACAGGCTGTTCCCGCCGACCGACTGCTCGATCCAGCGATTCGGAATCAGGGCTTCCTGTCCGGGACGTCCCAACAGCACGCCGGACACAAGCACGCCGAAGAACAGCAGCGGCAGAATCTGCTTGGCGAAGAACCAGGTGCTGCCGACCCACTGCTTGAGCTCATCGCGTGTGAACCACAGCCTGAGCATCGCGGCCAGGCACATCGCCAGCACACCGGTGATCCACCACTTTGCGTGCCAGATCGACGTCGAGACGCCTTTCACTGGTGTCTTCTCAACCACATCTCCCGCCAGGACCCGGGCCAACTCGCCCTTCCGCGGCCCGTCAGTGAGCTCGATTTCCAGAGTCTCGGCGGTCAAGGCGGTTGCCCCGACGGTTCTGATCACCACGCCGGTCAGCGACTCTCCCCCTCGGCAGCAAAAATGGTATTCGCTCGGGGTCCCCCAGTTTGCGAACACGAGAATCCCCACCATCGCCGCGAAATAGCAGACCGTCTTCCAGAGCGGGCGGTCCACCGCGCCTTCCGGCAGCACGAACCCGCCGTTTGCTTTCGCCTCTTCAGCTTTGGCACGCTCCTCCTTGCGATAGATAAGGTGCATTGCCAGCCCGATGATGAAGCTGAATCCGATGGCGGCCCCGGCGCGTGCGACGCCGATCTCCGCGCCCAGCACCCGGGCCGTCAGAATGATCGCGAGCACATTGATCGCCGGTCCGGAATAGAGGAACGCCGATGCGGGCCCGAGTCCAGCCCCGCGCGTCCAGATGCCCGCGAA
Coding sequences:
- a CDS encoding TM0996/MTH895 family glutaredoxin-like protein; amino-acid sequence: MKIEVLGTGCKKCNMLEAATKAAADKLGIRYELLHVKDLGKIAAYGVMMTPALVINGQVKVSGKVPSEAELTSLLTSALAK
- a CDS encoding putative zinc-binding protein, with the translated sequence MSSGSGSCCGGNGETLIFTCAGAAYSGQVANRTGVQLMEQGAGSLFCIAAVAAGIDQKMERARHAGTRVALDGCEDQCVRKTLEKAGLSAHVHVVLTEMGVEKKPAQPNMISDAKKVVDLVKQKLGLGGASKTGCCG
- a CDS encoding permease, encoding MVAVFLLAYWLPFQALPSGGSRAVTAGREALLMLQDYAQHHVILCLVPALFIAGAISCFVSQAAVMKYLGPTANKVVAYSVASVSGTILAVCSCTVLPLFAGIWTRGAGLGPASAFLYSGPAINVLAIILTARVLGAEIGVARAGAAIGFSFIIGLAMHLIYRKEERAKAEEAKANGGFVLPEGAVDRPLWKTVCYFAAMVGILVFANWGTPSEYHFCCRGGESLTGVVIRTVGATALTAETLEIELTDGPRKGELARVLAGDVVEKTPVKGVSTSIWHAKWWITGVLAMCLAAMLRLWFTRDELKQWVGSTWFFAKQILPLLFFGVLVSGVLLGRPGQEALIPNRWIEQSVGGNSLWANVFASVAGALMYFATLTEVPILQGLLGSGMGKGPALALLLAGPALSLPSMLVIRSVVGTQKMLVYVALVAVLSTVAGLIYGAFG